Part of the Hevea brasiliensis isolate MT/VB/25A 57/8 chromosome 16, ASM3005281v1, whole genome shotgun sequence genome is shown below.
ctaaaaaaatCGACATTTTAAAAGATGAAATGGATCCGAATTTAACTAACTAAACTAGAAATCTTTCCATCACTATTTGACATAAACTAACAAAATCTTCGAAGTGATGTACTAAACACGTATGCAAGCTATACATGCTCTGATTTTGCATTCTACGTTTCTATTCATAAAAGGTCAAATGATCTGGGCCAAGATATGGTGCTCCTATAACAACAAGGTCACCTGGAAGGTCTCTTTCTTCGAGCACGATATAACCTGGTTCATATAGCCATTATGATATATATCAGCTACAATATTGCAACTTGCAAGTTACGTGTATGTTACTTAGGTAGATTTACCAGGAAGAGCAGGAATGGGGAATTCTGAGAAGTAAGTGGAAGGTCTCCCATGCTCTTCAGAGTAAGGAGGGGACAACACATCCAAGATAGCACAGGGCGTCAACGCTGTGAAAGAATGAATGTTTCCTCCACTTTTTGGATATAGGATGGATGGTTCGCAGGGTGCACTTCGTATTCCATTCTCTACTGTCCTTGCTAGTCCAACTGCATCCACAATACTTCAACAATTATGCCCACAATATTTAAGATGAACATGTATATGATAAAAGATAAATTATGACCCTTACTTGTCCGGCTGCTTGATTTTTCCACCTTCACCCAGTCATAGGCCTTTGCATACATAGATCCATACAAGACCTTGCTAAGTACTGTCATTTTGGGATGATCATGGAGGGGAAATATTGCTCCAGCCGGAAAGCAGAATATCCCTATCtgcacaaaaataaaataaaataaaataaaataaataccaTAAAATTAACCCTTTTTAAACAAAGTTCATATGTATCCAGTGAACAGATAGATGTATATATCAActgattaaattaaattgtactcaCAGAGAAATTGTCACATTCATGGATGTGAATGTAAGTGATTTCAGTTACTCCTTGCCCACAAATCAATTCCTTTGTCCCGTCTGGGCTTGAAGATGGAGATCTGTGGAAGCTGAATTCATCAATACCTACATCGACAGCTTCAAATGTGTCTGGCATGCATTTAATATCCAAGTTAATGCTTTAATAATGATCTATACAACAGCAAATGAAGCATCATATGAAGTGAAAACCAGAAATAGTATACCTAATAGATTTTTGAGAGACTGAATTTGTAGAAAATTTGGCAACTCTTTTTGTGCAAATACATGGTTACAGGCATCGTATAGTCTTTGCACTTTGCTGCCTTCCATGTCCAAGTCCATTGTTGGTTGTATCATAGAATCTGTCGTCCTTTACAGTTTGCCGCTATAAATTAATagatcacatatatatatatatatatagagagagagagagagagagagagagagagagagagagaggagttgCAATTTGCTTAACGGGTAACGGAAGTCATGTCAAGTGAACCTGGGGGCTCATTCTTAATCTTGACTTTTTTTAAACAAAATTTACAGTGGGCTTGTTTGTTGTTATTGGATTTCTTGGAGTTGTAGGTCACGGGAAACCTTGAAACAAGAAATTTAATAAACTTGTACCCACAATAGCTGCCGTATGggatattttattttgatattgatgTTGGTGTTATTATTAGAAAAgtattttcaaaaaaattttaattaaaaatattaaaattaaatttaatatattttaataataaaattaaataatattttaaattattttttaataatacttaaaacaatatattatttttaatctttCAATTTTAATCACAAATAGagctatatatataaatgaaatacTGATAAAGAATCATGAAATAACAATTTGTGAAATgttagcaaagtttttaaattctacgacataattaaattaataaatataagtgAAGTTAGAGATTGGTGAATATTCAATTCATTGTCATTCCTAGGTTGGTGGCATACTTTATTTTTGAACTAAGTGAATCTCTTTTTACTtaaacattttaaaaaaaattagtttctaattttttaacaaataaagaaatgatattttaattataaatattgttaatttaagaaatttatagatatacaaatataaatttatttttcaagaTTTTCATGCAAAAACCACAATATAAAACAGGTAtaacattttttttataaattctttTTATTGCTTGTTTCTGAATGaattatagataaaaaaaaatagtataatGTATTTTTAAATATCAAACTAAAAGAGAAACTACATATTCCTGGCATCCAGTAATAAAAGCATTCATGCTGCCAATATCTTACTGTTATTGAAATCAGTGATTGAGAATAAAGGCTCATTATTAAGGCTGTATGGTGATTGTGCATGTAGATTGGGAAAACCACAGCAACTGTCTCCTGTTTTAAAAGAAAGAGGCAATTTTATCCACAGACAATGCTTTACCTTTTTAACTTTAAGGTGAATCAGTGGCTTCACGTCGTTCTATTACACTGGTTTGGTTTTCATTCAACTGTTCATCCAATAGCTCTCTCACTGTCAGTGCACTAAGAATAAAGGGCTAAAACAATGTTTGACCAAATCCACTTTACAAACAGATTAAGATTGAGGTGAAGAGTTATCCTCAActttaaagaaaaaagaaaattattaaaattaatatagatCAATTAAGCTGAAGACCAGAGCGAATGTCTATCATGAGAcatcaattttcttacatttttatgTAATATTTATATACACAAAAAGCCTACTTTTGTCCATTCTCTTTGATCCCTCGCATAGACTGCCAGAATCTTAAAAATTGACATGTCCGGTTTCAGGCACTTTCACCTTTGCAATGGGCAGTGAAACCACATCCTAGAATTGGAGGACTTGACCTTGTTTTTAAGCTGATTGGTGTAATTATCTACTTAAATTGTTCAAAGCCGCACTAACAGATTCTATTAGCAAGGTGattggtgtatatatatatacacacacaaaaAAATGTATATACACACAAAAAAATAGCTaaagtaattaactttttattttagtgtctataaattaatttgattaattattttattatattatttttatttaatttttaaaattttatcatatatcttatttaatattttttaataattttaataataaatatatttataaattatttttattaaatatattaattacttatctaaatatataattatttaaaattttaaatacttataaatttatattaatctataaattaatttttacaagTGAAGGTAAACACCGTTTTTAAGAAAGTTGTACTCCATCAATTAATTTGAGACGTCATAGGTAGATAGAATTGCTAGCAAAGTCAATACCTAAGTAACAATAATTTAAGCCAGAGATTATCGTGCATTTTGCAGTTAACAATATCGGAGTCTCaaaattaagttaaaattaaTTAGTGGGCCCTCTGATTATAACAGATAAGCCACTGGTaaatacttgaaaaaaaaaaaaaatacaaaaaataaataaattcaatagTGTATGGTGAAATGAGGAGGCCGGATTCGATGGTCACTTCTGAATGGAAGATAGGCCAGCCGAGTGGGCAAAAGCCCAGTCTTGCTCCTCAAAATTCAAACCATCCAATCCaatcttattaaaaaaaattaaaattttgaaaaagaaaAAGCTACCTTTCGTTCAATCAATTTCCCTCCCCGTGTTTGCCTGCTTGCCTTTTACCTGCCAGCCAAACAGTACCCCCACCCAAGCTCCATCTTTTTCTAATCCAACGGTCCAAATTCCATCTTTCCAAAATCCCTCATCTTCCTCAACGCAATCATCGCTACCTCCTTCCCCTACTAGCCCCCAAAATTAGCCCTCCATTCTCCCTCAAAAATAactccctccctctctctctcccaatATCAGAAAACAGATCTACACCTTCCTCTTCCTCACATctctttcttcttctcttcttgatCTTCTTCGACTTTCAACAATGGCGGTTGCACCTTCATCTCGAGAGGAGAGCATCTACATGGCCAAGCTCGCCGAGCAGGCCGAGCGCTACGAGGAGATGGTTGAGTTTATGGAGAAGGTTTCCGCCTCCGTCGAAAAGGAGGAGCTCACTGTCGAGGAGCGGAATCTCCTCTCTGTTGCTTATAAGAACGTCATCGGAGCTCGACGCGCTTCCTGGCGTATTATTTCCTCCATCGAACAGAAGGAGGAGAGCCGCGGCAATGAGAATCATGTTTCCATGATCCGGGACTATAGGGCCAAGATCGAGTCCGAGCTCTCCTCGATCTGTGATGGGATCTTGAAGTTGCTTGACACGAGGTTGATTCCCTCTGCTTCTCCTGGGGATTCTAAGGTGTTTTACTTGAAGATGAAGGGAGATTACCATAGGTATCTCGCCGAGTTCAAGACTGGAGCTGAGAGGAAGGAGGCTGCTGAAAGTACCCTTACTGCTTACAAATCTGCTCAGGTTTGTTCCTGGCGTCTCAACATTCTTAGCTCTGTGATTTCTTGATTCAGATTTGTGGGTTTCCTAAACTCTGCCTATCTGTTTGACAATTTGCTTTGAGATTACTTTTTGCGTAGAATTTTTCGGATTAGAGATCCTTTGTGCGCTGCATTCGGCTTGTATATATGGTTATTGGTTTGTGTGCATTTGGTTTTTCCATTTTTGTTGTTGGATTTGGAGAATATATATGGTCTTGGGGCTCACATTAATCTTTAAGGCaagttatatatatttttttttgttttttggaCTTCAATTTTTGTTGTCACTCAAAATCATTAATTATTACAGGAATTAATGTTGGTGTATCCTGGTTGTTGGCACTGAGCTAAACCTGTGATTGCATAGGCTAATTCGGACCAGTTGGAATATCTTATCATGTTTTCCATTTACCGTGGATATTTTTTTTCCTTCCAGGATATTGCAACTGCGGAACTGGCTCCAACTCACCCAATCCGTCTAGGGCTGGCTTTGAACTTTTCGGTGTTTTACTATGAAATTCTTAATTCTCCTGATCGTGCATGCAGTCTTGCTAAACAGGTTTGTGAACTGGACTGTTATCTTCAGTATGTGTCTCGCGTTTATGCTTGTCACTTGAGTAGTGGTGTACGTGTTTTGCGTATTGTTTGAATCAAGATATAATACTTGTTATATCCCCTTGTTTATTGTGTGCGGAGAACGTCTATTGAAAACAAAAGTTACGTCTTTGTCAGAATCTTAGGACTTCATGCCATTCTCATTTACACATTGAAAATATTCAGCAAATTAGTATTATTTGGCATCTTGGATGGTCTTATTAGCCTTGTGAAATAACCCTAATTTCAATTCCAATCTCTATATTACTTGATCGATTAATATGATGTATGGCTTTTCAATGTTGTAAAATGCGAAATAATTTTATGCTATTTATGTTGATTTACAGTTTGTTTTTTCCCACCCTTTTTTCGAATTTATCAGGCTTTTGATGAGGCAATTGCCGAGTTGGATACCCTGGGTGAGGAGTCATACAAGGATAGCACTTTGATCATGCAACTTCTCCGTGACAATCTCACTTTGTGGACCTCCGACATGCAGGTAATAAGTTTAGTATTGTTCTATTCTATGTTTTactaaattatttctatataattattttgtaatatttttttttttaaatacaaactcAGGATGATGGGACTGATGAGATTAAAGAAGCTCCTAAACCCACTGAAGATCAGCAGTGAGAATGCTTAAACTGCAAATTAGGATTGAACTTCTCCTCCATACGTTTTTATTAGGAGAAAGTGCTTGTGGCTAATTTGCTTGCTATTCTGAGATTTAGGTATTCTTGTATTGGCTATGAATCGTGgacaccattttttttttcctttgttcttttttaGTTTGTCATATCAATTTGTGTTGAGTGCCTCTTATTTTTCTTGATGCTTTTGGCATTAAAGTTCTGACTTGTAGTAAAGATTGATCGAATGCTTAGATTCTCTATGGAGATAGCCAGCGATGCATTGTATCGCACTATCATCATTTATTTTCTGTTGATCCAAGTGCTACTCTTTCTAATCTCTGCCTTGACTTTGAACATTGAAGGTTTTTATTGGTAAAGGAAGGTTGCTTCTTATttagatttataaatttttttttttacaggaatGAGGTTTATAATTTATGCTGTTTAATGAGGGGTAAGATGCACGGGGTATTACAAATGCTTTTTTTCGTGATAACATGGCTGGGTCGGTTATTGCAAGTTGAATTGCTTTTAACGCTAGATTGTAATGTTTGTGGCATACCTTGCTGTCTTGTCTCAGAATGACGTGATCTCGTGATAATTGCCAAGATTTTTATTTTCGAAGATAAAGGCTGTTTCATTAAGAAGGCCAGGCCCAAAGAAATATAAGGCAGGTTGGCTCATAGGCCAGCCCAGTAGATCAAAACTAGAGAGGCTCAGCAAACACAGCCTGAAAAGCTAGCAATCTACAGCTAACTAAACCAAATATACAGCCCAAGCCCATAGTTGAACTATAGGTAGCAGAGGCAAGCTTGCGTTGATTGCTACTGCAATGCCGCCGCACGCCATTCCTCATGGACGAGGCACCAGAATAGCGTTCACCATGCCAGACCtaggaaaaataaaacaaaataaacaggAGCACACACCAACGCAGCTCAAGTCCAATTGAAAATACTCACCAATGAAGCTTTAGACCTGCAAAAAATCAAAACTCGTATTTACAAATCAACCCCAAAAAGGGAGTGAAGACTCCCTGTTGGGCGAAGAAAGAGGAAGCCTCCGTGCTTTCGAGGGGCTGAGGACGCTGCAAATTGGCAGAAAAGGGACAAAGCCTCAGACCcagaaaaaatcaaaattaaaaaaaaaaaagagaagttcCTCTCTCTAAAGTTTAGAGAGACAGAATTTCAATTACAATAACCAAGATTGATTGTTGAAgtagaatttttgaaaatttctgTTGTCAAGGTTAGGTAATTTTGTTTGGGCCCTTTTCTCGTGTGCATTTATGCATTTAAGTGACTCGGATTCTATAACCCTGTGTGCCCGAGTCATTGCCTTTGATTTGTCGGTGTGACAAATTATTCACATTTGTATGCAAATGTGACAAAAAAAATTGTAAACTATCATATTTTGTTTGTTATgacattaaaatatatatatttttttaatctatAAATGATAATGGCATTTCATAACCCATTAGGCAAGTCAAAATAAAGAAGCTACGCAGATGTAGGCCGGAGGCCTAATAAATCAAGACCAGTCGCCTACCAAAGAAGCAAGTCCAAATAAACAGGCTTAGCACCTTATAGAAGCAAACCAAGCAAAACCCAGCTGCTTTCTCCTTCAAAGCAAAATCCCCTCCCATAGCAAAAGGCCATCCATTTAGTAGAGGAGCAATGCGAGACCCAGTAAGCAGCAAACTACAAACTGTTATAAATAGTGAGTGATATAAAAGTTATCCCATATCAAAATAGTTATATCTGTTCATTAAAAGGCATcaaaatatttattcatttataaGAGGTGTATATAAACTGATGTTATTGTTCTATTTTAAGTGATATAAGTGAACAGATATAATTTTTCTAAGAGATATGAAGTGAATTATTATATCTATTATAAAAGTTGCAAGTAAACAGATATGATTATTCTAATAGGTATAAGTTGAACTGTTATATCTGTTTAAAAGAGatataaatactttataaatagcAGTAGTCTTTTGaatagaaatataattatctcttTCTCTTCACTTTTACTAACAATTGTCATTACCATTCTTTGATTCGTTCTTGGGATAATTCTAGAATTGATGTCTAGAATTATGTTTTGGCTTTGTTAACTTGCAGAGATTTGCTCAAATTACTAGGTAACAACATAGTGGAGGCCATAATTCCCTTATAGAGAGTGACTACACAATCGAAGCCTATtgctattgttattattatttttctaacaATCTTAAGGGAATTAAACAACAATAGACGCTTCTAGTGCTGGTGTTTCTGATTCTACTTACAACAAAATTGTCAATTCTGATGTCTTCAAACTGGAACATTTTGATGGAACTAATTTTACTCACTGAAATAACAAATTATCATTTTTGCTTACTGAATTGGATGTTGCATATTTGTTAAGTGACACTTTGCCCAAAATTCCTGGGCCATTTGATAGTGAGGATGCAACAATCACAAGATCTTGAAAGAAATTTAAAGAGGATGAAGTTCAATGCAGAGGATTTATTCTGAATTCTCTTTTCTAATAGGTTGTATGATTTATTTTGACCTATCAAAACTCCACAACAAATTTGGCAGGCCTTAGAAAATAAGTGTACTTCTGAAAAATAAGGTACGGATAGATTTTAAAGTATCTGTTATGAATTAAGTTGATGAATTGCTTTTTTTGGTATCTAGACTTAAAGATTTGAAAATAGAAGTGTCTGAAGAACTTCAAGTGGCTGTTGTGATTACAAAATTACCCACCACTTGGAATGATTATAGAAAGAAACCATTGCACACTTCTAAAGGTTTTACTATATACCAATTTATAAAGCATGTTCGCATTGAAGAAGAGACTCACATTCATGAGAATAAATTTGCTTTAGAATCTAAGATAAAACCTTATTTACTAAGGTAAATAATATAGAGTCTAGTACTAAGAAATCTGGAAATACCAAGTCTGGAAAAAAGAGGAAGTATACTAATGTCGCTTCAATTTTTGATTCTGCAAATAATAAGAAAAACAAGTCATGTTTTTTCTGTGGAAAAAATGGTCATTTTAAGAAATAATGCAAGTTCTATAAGaagttaaaatcaaaagaaagtgCTGATCAAAAGAAATTAAATGTCATTAAAAATAAGTCATCTATTTCAGAAATTATTGTCATGGTTTCTAAACTTAATATCAGTATGGTAACAGAATGTAATATGGCAATTATTGAGAAATCAGCTAATTTATGGTATGATTTTGGTGCTACTATTCATGTATGCAATAATAAAAatctatttaaaaattataaaattgtagCAAAAGATGAAAAGGTTCTGATGGAAAATTAAGACACAGCCAAGGTTCTTGGAAAATGAATTATTGAACTTCAATTCACttataaaaaaaagttaattttaacaaatatttttctGCAGCAAAAGATGAAAAAGTTCTGATGGGAAATTAAGACACAGCCAAGATGGGAAATTAAGACACAACCAAGGTTCTTGGAAAAGTAATTATTGAACTTCAATTCACTTATAGAAAGAagttaattttaacaaatatttttcaTGTTCCAAACATGAGGAAGAATATGATTTCTACAAATTTATTATACAAGAAGGGTCTGAAGGCTGTTATAAAAGCAGAAAAAGTTATTTTATCTTTAAATCGTATATTGTTGGACAGGAATTTTATgtgatgaaatattcaaattaagTATTAATAAAGTAGATGTTTCTATTTATATGCTTGAGTGTTCTTTTAAATTATGGCATGCTTGTTTATCACATGTTAATTTTCAGTCAATTAAATATATGTCTAAGTATGAATTAATTCTTTGTATtaataaaaaatctaaaaaatgTGAAATATACATACAAGTAAAAATGACTAAGAAACATTTTCCAAAAAATGAAAGAACAACAGAATTGCTTGAACTTATACATTCTgatatttgtgaattaaatggtcATTTAACTAGTAGAGGTAATagatattttattacttttatagatgatcattcttgatttactcatatttatttaatgagaacaaaagatcaaACTTTTGATAtgtttaaaaattataaagtctTGGTAGAAAATCAATTGGAAAAGAATATTAAAATCTTACGTAGTGATAGAGGAGGTGAATACTTTCCAAATGAATTTtctattttttgtgaagaaaatggTTTGATTCATCAAACAAGTGCTTCTTATATCCCACAACAAAATGATTTAgctgaaaggaaaaataataaaattaccaATGAATCTATGGGGAGAAGTATTATTAACAACTTACAATGTGCATAACAAAATACATTCAAAGAAGTttagagtctctccatatgaaatATGGAAATGAAGGAAGCGTAACTTAAATTATTTAAGGGTATGGGGTTGTATAGCCTATTACAGAGTTTCAGATTCTAAAACAACCAAGTTAGGATCTAGAGCTCTTAAAAGTATTTTTGTGGGATATGCTGAAAATTCAAAagcatatagattattggatttaGATTCTAATGTAATTATAGAAtctagatatgttgaatttttatAATCAAATTTTCTTTGTGATACAAACATTAATCCACACTCGAATACAGAATGTACTAATCATACATTAaatcaaaatgtcaatttaaaatCTAGGTCTTTCTCAAATAATAAacgaaaataaattgattctccTATTGGACCTAGGAGAAGTCAAAGATTCTGATTTTATTTCTTCACAAGCAATAATCTACTTAGTTGAAGGTAGTAGAGATAAGGTATTAAATAAAATACCTATTATCTTAAATATGAAAGAGGATCCTAAATCTCATAGTGAAGAAATTACTTCAAAGAGATTCTGCTTTTTGTAAATAAGCAATAAATTATGAAATGGATTCTCTGTTATCAAATGATGCATGGGTATTAGTAGATTTACCTCCTAGATCTAAATCTATTGGAcgtaaatgggtatttaggagaAAATACAATACCAATGATTCTCTATAAACTTTCAAAGCTAGACTAGTTGCAAAAGGTTTTAAACAAAAAGTATGAGTTGATTTTTTTAATACATATGCTTCTGTGGCAAAAATTACTTTAATAAGAGTGTTATTCGCTTTAGcatcaatttataatttatttattaattaaatggatGTTAAAACCGCATTCTTAAATGCTAATCTTGATGAAGAAGTATATATAAAGCAACCTGAAGGGTTTGTATTTCCTGGAAATGAAAAGAAAGCTTGCAAATTAGTAAAATCATTATATGGTTTGAAGCAAACCCAAAAACAATGGTATGAAAAAGTTTGATAATGTAATATTATCACATGGTTTTAAACATAGTGGAGCagataaatttatttattctaaatttaCAAAAGATTATGGTGTAATAGTGTGTCTTTATGTAGATGACATGCTAATAATAGGAACTAACATGCAAGGTGTGAATAATACTAAGAAGTATTTAGCTTCTCAATTTAAAATGAAAGACATAGAAGAAGTGGATACTATCTTaggtatcaaaattaaaaaatatagtgGGGGTTTTGTTTTGAGCCAATCTCATTATATTGATAAGATTCTGTCAAAGTATAATCATTTGTGTATTAAAGAAGCTAATACTCCTTTTGATGCTTCTAGCAAATTAGTTGAAAATTCAGAAAGATCTGTAAGTCAATTAGATTATGCTAGTGCAATTGGTAATTTGATGTATGCTATGcattgtactaggccagatattgctTTTGCTATTTGTAAACTTTCAAGATATACTCATAATCCTAGTGCTGATCATTGGAGAGCTTTGGAAGAGTTCTCGGTTATCTTAAAAAGATAAAATCTTTTGCCTTGTTTTACAATAAGTTTCCTTCAGTACTTCAGGGTTATAGTGATGCTAGTTGGATAACTAGTAATAATGATAATAAGTCTATAACTGGTTGGATATTTATTTTAAGTGGAGGAGCTATCTCATGGGATTCTAAGAAACAAATATGCATCACCCATTTCACAATGGAATCTGAGTTTATTGCTTTAGCAGCAGTAggaaaaatggcttagaaatttaTTGTTAGATATAAAGTTGTAGCCATAACTGATGCCAGCAATCTCTTTGCTCTATGATAGTGAAGCTACTATGTCTAGAGCATTTAGCAAAATTTATAATGGCAAGTCTAGACATATTGCTTTAAGACATGAGTAAGTTAgacaattaattttttatgatattatcaaaattatatatatcaaatcaaaaaataattttGCTGACCCATTAATCAAAGGGCTACCAAGGGATATGATTAGTAGCACTACATGTGCGATGGGTTTAAAATTTTTCTAACTAGTCACTAGTAATGGGAACCTTACTTTTATTATTGCTCAGTAATTTTAAAGGTTTAAAAGGAAATAATAAGTTATAGTTTGTGATAGTTTGCGAGTACTAGAAATTTAAGTAGTGCTTAAGAAAAAGAGGTTGAATATTTATTATTCTTAATGAAGATACTAGGTTTGGTTTAAAACAAAGAAGTTTAAAC
Proteins encoded:
- the LOC110662821 gene encoding plant cysteine oxidase 1, producing the protein MIQPTMDLDMEGSKVQRLYDACNHVFAQKELPNFLQIQSLKNLLDTFEAVDVGIDEFSFHRSPSSSPDGTKELICGQGVTEITYIHIHECDNFSIGIFCFPAGAIFPLHDHPKMTVLSKVLYGSMYAKAYDWVKVEKSSSRTIGLARTVENGIRSAPCEPSILYPKSGGNIHSFTALTPCAILDVLSPPYSEEHGRPSTYFSEFPIPALPGYIVLEERDLPGDLVVIGAPYLGPDHLTFYE
- the LOC110662849 gene encoding 14-3-3-like protein C, whose product is MAVAPSSREESIYMAKLAEQAERYEEMVEFMEKVSASVEKEELTVEERNLLSVAYKNVIGARRASWRIISSIEQKEESRGNENHVSMIRDYRAKIESELSSICDGILKLLDTRLIPSASPGDSKVFYLKMKGDYHRYLAEFKTGAERKEAAESTLTAYKSAQDIATAELAPTHPIRLGLALNFSVFYYEILNSPDRACSLAKQAFDEAIAELDTLGEESYKDSTLIMQLLRDNLTLWTSDMQDDGTDEIKEAPKPTEDQQ